From Haloarcula hispanica ATCC 33960, the proteins below share one genomic window:
- a CDS encoding DUF3105 domain-containing protein, whose amino-acid sequence MVDCEYCGESFDGDDTYLDHLADAHDGELGAIDRRRVEEHTSGEEGNALPVGPIVIGVVVVLAIGLTVYVTQLSGGDGGSGSDADLVGTTGAQPLSAVEATGVEASSLDDTGDSDRLSSVEQFPDRGNNHVEEGSAIDYQRVPPLSGTHYASTVSAGFYEATPLLGSLVHTLEHGAVIVYYDPDSISPEARESLREFSSTHTGTWRSVIAVPNPNDDPRATYVVTAWRHELTMDSYDAETVHAFLSEYLGRGPENPVR is encoded by the coding sequence ATGGTCGACTGTGAGTACTGCGGGGAATCGTTCGACGGCGACGACACCTACCTTGACCATCTCGCCGACGCCCACGACGGCGAACTGGGCGCGATTGATCGACGGCGCGTCGAAGAGCATACCAGTGGCGAAGAGGGGAACGCCCTCCCGGTCGGGCCGATTGTTATCGGCGTCGTCGTCGTGCTCGCTATTGGGCTCACAGTGTACGTGACTCAGTTGAGCGGTGGCGACGGCGGCAGCGGAAGTGACGCGGACCTGGTCGGGACGACAGGTGCACAGCCGCTCTCCGCGGTCGAGGCCACCGGGGTCGAAGCGTCGTCACTGGACGACACCGGCGACAGTGACCGACTGTCCAGTGTGGAACAGTTCCCGGACCGGGGGAACAACCATGTCGAAGAAGGCAGTGCTATCGACTACCAGCGAGTCCCGCCACTCTCCGGGACACACTATGCGTCAACGGTGAGTGCAGGCTTCTACGAGGCGACGCCGCTGCTCGGTTCGCTCGTCCACACGCTCGAACACGGCGCGGTCATCGTCTACTACGACCCCGATTCAATTTCCCCAGAAGCCAGAGAGAGCCTTCGGGAGTTCTCCAGCACCCACACCGGCACCTGGCGGAGCGTCATCGCTGTTCCGAACCCCAACGACGACCCGCGGGCGACCTACGTCGTGACGGCGTGGCGGCACGAGCTAACGATGGACAGCTACGACGCCGAGACCGTCCACGCGTTCCTCTCGGAGTATCTGGGTCGCGGCCCGGAGAACCCGGTCCGTTAA
- a CDS encoding bifunctional N(6)-L-threonylcarbamoyladenine synthase/serine/threonine protein kinase has product MRILGIEGTAWAASAAVFETPDPAQVTDDDHVFIETDAYAPDSGGIHPREAAEHMGEAIPTVVETAIGHAHERAAAGGTNGDGDDSAPIDAVAFARGPGLGPCLRIVATAARAVAQRFDVPLVGVNHMVAHLEVGRHRSGFDSPVCLNASGANAHILGYRNGRYRVLGETMDTGVGNAIDKFTRHIGWSHPGGPKVEQHARDGEYHELPYVVKGMDFSFSGIMSAAKQAVDDGVPVDDVCRGMEETIFAMLTEVSERALSLTGADELVLGGGVGQNDRLQRMLGEMCEQRGATFYAPEHRFLRDNAGMIAMLGAKMYAAGDTIAIEDSQIDSNFRPDEVAVTWRGTEESVDSYRAADDEVQGAEATVRFDGDRVIKERVPRSYRHPTLDERLRIERTRQEARLTSEARRNGVPTPLVRDVDPQESRIVFQRVGDADLREGLSESRVTDVGRWLARIHDAGFVHGDPTTRNVRVGGRDEQADQTFLIDFGLGYYTQEAEDHAMDLHVLAQSLAGTADDPETLLSAAEDAYRTESDHADTVFASLDDIEGRGRYQ; this is encoded by the coding sequence ATGCGTATTCTGGGTATCGAAGGTACCGCCTGGGCAGCCAGTGCTGCGGTGTTCGAGACGCCGGACCCAGCGCAGGTAACTGACGACGACCACGTTTTCATCGAGACGGACGCATACGCGCCAGACAGCGGCGGCATCCACCCGCGCGAGGCCGCCGAGCACATGGGCGAAGCCATTCCGACCGTCGTCGAGACGGCCATCGGACATGCACACGAGCGGGCGGCCGCTGGCGGTACGAACGGGGACGGAGACGACAGCGCGCCGATTGACGCCGTCGCCTTCGCTCGTGGCCCGGGACTCGGCCCCTGTCTTCGCATCGTCGCCACAGCCGCTCGGGCGGTCGCCCAACGGTTCGACGTGCCGCTGGTCGGCGTGAACCACATGGTCGCTCACCTCGAAGTGGGCCGCCATCGCTCGGGCTTCGATTCGCCGGTGTGTCTGAACGCCTCCGGCGCGAACGCCCACATCCTGGGCTACCGGAACGGCCGCTACCGCGTGCTGGGCGAGACGATGGACACCGGCGTCGGCAACGCCATCGACAAGTTTACCCGCCACATCGGCTGGTCCCATCCCGGCGGACCGAAGGTCGAACAGCACGCCCGCGACGGCGAGTACCACGAACTGCCCTACGTCGTCAAGGGGATGGACTTCTCGTTCTCGGGCATCATGAGCGCCGCCAAGCAGGCCGTCGACGACGGCGTTCCGGTCGACGATGTCTGCCGCGGGATGGAGGAGACCATTTTCGCGATGCTGACGGAAGTCTCCGAGCGGGCGCTGTCGCTGACCGGCGCTGACGAGCTGGTGCTTGGCGGCGGCGTCGGCCAGAACGACCGTCTCCAGCGGATGCTCGGCGAGATGTGCGAGCAACGCGGCGCAACGTTTTACGCCCCCGAGCACCGCTTCCTGCGGGACAACGCCGGGATGATCGCGATGCTCGGCGCGAAGATGTACGCGGCCGGCGACACCATCGCTATCGAAGACTCACAGATTGACTCGAACTTCCGGCCCGACGAGGTGGCCGTCACCTGGCGCGGGACCGAAGAGTCGGTGGACAGCTATCGGGCGGCGGACGACGAAGTCCAGGGCGCGGAGGCGACCGTCCGCTTCGACGGTGATCGCGTCATCAAGGAGCGCGTGCCCCGCAGCTACCGCCATCCGACGCTCGACGAGCGCCTGCGAATCGAACGCACCAGACAGGAGGCCCGACTCACCAGCGAAGCCCGGCGCAACGGCGTCCCGACGCCGCTTGTCCGTGACGTGGACCCGCAGGAATCTCGTATCGTTTTCCAGCGCGTGGGCGATGCTGACCTGCGCGAGGGGCTGTCCGAGTCACGCGTTACAGACGTGGGCCGATGGCTCGCTCGCATCCACGACGCCGGCTTCGTCCACGGAGACCCGACGACGCGAAACGTCCGGGTCGGTGGTCGTGACGAACAGGCGGACCAGACGTTCCTGATCGACTTCGGCCTCGGCTACTACACGCAGGAGGCCGAGGACCACGCGATGGACCTCCACGTCCTCGCCCAGTCGCTCGCCGGGACCGCGGACGATCCCGAGACGCTGCTGTCGGCTGCCGAGGACGCCTACCGGACCGAGAGCGACCACGCCGACACGGTGTTCGCCAGCCTCGACGACATCGAGGGTCGGGGCCGGTATCAGTAG
- a CDS encoding DUF5808 domain-containing protein: protein MAEKPQSGTLFGVPYNFERPSLKRLVSAYWKPGDDMLVEKPFGIGYTLNLANWRSWVVLAVAGVMLYLERGGSSEEFESESEDEPVEVVVD, encoded by the coding sequence ATGGCAGAAAAACCCCAGTCGGGAACGTTGTTCGGCGTGCCGTACAACTTCGAACGACCGAGCCTCAAGCGGTTGGTGTCGGCCTATTGGAAGCCGGGCGATGACATGCTGGTGGAGAAGCCGTTCGGCATCGGCTACACGCTGAACCTGGCGAACTGGCGCTCGTGGGTCGTGCTGGCGGTCGCCGGCGTGATGCTGTATCTCGAACGCGGCGGCAGCAGCGAGGAGTTCGAATCCGAGAGCGAGGACGAACCTGTCGAAGTCGTCGTCGACTGA
- a CDS encoding AAA family ATPase, translating into MDAPLWTETHAPELSDIRQPKAREHLQGAIEEPMNLLVHGPKGSGKTAAVRAFAREVHENPDADFTELNMADVFGMTKKEVSNDPRFASFIDSKRRRESSKADLINHVLKESASYSPVSGSYKTILLDNAEGMREDFQQALRRVMEQYYEATQFVIATRQPSAVIPPIRSRCFPVVMREPTHEETASVLEDIVTAEGVDHDDDGIEYVAGYAEGDLRTAVLAAQTTAEAEGEVTMDAAFETLNAVEADDQVEQMIEAAEDGRFTDARSTLDDLLVDEGYGASDILDDILAVARSRYSGDRLAEIHTMAGETDMALVDAANERIHLSHLLAQLGEQ; encoded by the coding sequence ATGGACGCGCCGCTGTGGACGGAGACACACGCCCCGGAGTTGTCGGACATCCGCCAGCCGAAGGCCCGCGAGCACCTGCAAGGAGCCATCGAGGAGCCGATGAACCTCCTGGTCCACGGGCCGAAAGGGAGCGGGAAGACGGCCGCTGTCCGAGCCTTTGCCCGGGAAGTCCACGAGAACCCCGACGCGGACTTCACGGAACTCAACATGGCCGACGTGTTCGGCATGACGAAAAAGGAGGTCTCGAACGATCCGCGGTTCGCGTCGTTCATCGACAGCAAGCGCCGCCGCGAATCCTCGAAGGCCGACCTCATCAACCACGTCCTCAAGGAGTCCGCCAGCTACTCGCCGGTGTCGGGCAGCTACAAAACCATCCTGCTCGACAACGCTGAGGGGATGCGCGAGGACTTCCAGCAGGCGCTCCGTCGGGTGATGGAGCAGTACTACGAGGCGACGCAGTTCGTCATCGCGACGCGCCAGCCATCGGCCGTTATCCCGCCGATCCGCTCGCGGTGTTTCCCGGTCGTGATGCGCGAACCGACTCACGAGGAGACGGCGTCCGTGCTGGAGGACATCGTCACCGCGGAGGGCGTCGACCACGACGACGACGGCATCGAGTACGTCGCCGGCTACGCTGAGGGGGACCTCCGAACAGCAGTGCTGGCCGCCCAGACGACCGCCGAAGCCGAGGGCGAGGTGACGATGGACGCCGCCTTCGAGACGCTGAACGCCGTCGAAGCCGACGACCAGGTCGAGCAGATGATTGAAGCCGCCGAAGACGGGCGCTTTACCGACGCGCGGTCGACGCTCGACGACCTGCTCGTCGACGAGGGGTATGGCGCGTCCGACATCCTCGACGACATACTGGCGGTGGCCCGGTCACGCTACTCCGGCGATCGACTGGCCGAAATTCACACCATGGCCGGGGAGACGGATATGGCGCTCGTCGACGCGGCCAACGAGCGAATTCATCTCTCACACCTCCTCGCACAGCTGGGCGAGCAGTAA
- a CDS encoding KH domain-containing protein translates to MQHVKIPQDRIGVLIGEGGETMREIEERAEVRLDIDSEDGTVKVESVGDPVTALKGPDIVKAIGRGFAPDDALALLEDDMMMFELIDIEAASRNKNDFRRQKGRLIGEGGRTRELMQELSGAAVVIYGSTLGIIGGPEQVDAVREAAEMILDGAPHGSVYSFLERKHNEMKHKGLEYHQFTG, encoded by the coding sequence ATGCAACACGTGAAGATTCCGCAGGACCGTATCGGTGTGCTGATCGGCGAGGGAGGTGAGACCATGCGCGAAATCGAGGAGCGCGCAGAGGTCCGGTTGGATATCGATTCCGAGGACGGCACGGTGAAAGTCGAGTCCGTCGGCGACCCGGTGACGGCGCTGAAAGGCCCCGACATCGTGAAGGCCATCGGCCGCGGGTTCGCGCCCGACGACGCGCTGGCGCTGCTCGAAGACGACATGATGATGTTCGAACTCATCGATATCGAGGCCGCCTCCCGCAACAAGAACGACTTCCGCCGCCAGAAGGGCCGTCTCATTGGTGAGGGTGGCCGGACGCGGGAACTCATGCAGGAACTCTCCGGCGCGGCCGTGGTCATTTACGGCTCGACGCTGGGCATCATCGGCGGTCCGGAGCAGGTCGACGCCGTCCGGGAGGCTGCCGAGATGATTCTGGACGGTGCACCGCATGGCTCCGTCTACTCGTTCCTCGAACGCAAGCACAACGAGATGAAACACAAGGGCCTCGAATACCACCAGTTCACCGGGTAA
- a CDS encoding SDR family NAD(P)-dependent oxidoreductase, whose translation MSGSDVPVVGTGGTALITGASAGIGKSLAQEFAARGHDVVLVARSERKLERLAAALETRGVTATPIVMDLDHAAAAEALYEEVLDRELDIGVLVNNVGVGTYGPFAESDLDAERTQLRLNVMLPVELTRLFLDEFDDGGAVINVGSVAGFQPGPNLAGYYASKAYINSFSEALAEELRETPVDVTVVCPGPVDTEFQERAGMADSMVGSVASNTPEAVATAAYEGAAAGETVVIPRRSMRLIDRLVRVTPRCVVRRVAALVNRGR comes from the coding sequence GTGAGCGGTAGCGACGTGCCGGTCGTCGGGACCGGCGGCACCGCCCTGATAACCGGTGCGTCGGCGGGCATCGGCAAATCGCTGGCACAGGAGTTCGCCGCACGCGGGCACGACGTGGTGCTGGTCGCCCGGAGCGAGCGGAAACTGGAGCGGCTGGCCGCGGCCCTCGAAACGAGGGGCGTCACGGCGACACCGATTGTAATGGACCTCGACCACGCGGCGGCCGCCGAAGCCCTGTACGAGGAGGTGCTGGACCGCGAGCTGGACATCGGTGTCCTCGTCAACAACGTCGGCGTGGGGACCTACGGCCCGTTCGCGGAAAGCGATCTCGACGCCGAGCGGACGCAGTTGCGGCTGAACGTCATGCTCCCGGTCGAACTGACGCGGCTATTCCTCGACGAGTTCGACGACGGCGGCGCGGTTATCAACGTGGGTTCAGTCGCCGGGTTCCAGCCGGGACCGAATCTCGCTGGCTACTACGCGAGCAAAGCGTACATCAACAGCTTCAGCGAGGCGTTGGCCGAGGAACTCCGTGAGACTCCGGTCGATGTGACGGTCGTCTGTCCCGGCCCGGTCGACACAGAGTTTCAGGAACGAGCCGGGATGGCGGACTCGATGGTTGGGTCTGTCGCCTCGAATACGCCCGAAGCAGTCGCGACGGCGGCCTACGAAGGAGCCGCCGCTGGCGAGACTGTCGTCATTCCGCGGCGGTCGATGCGGCTTATCGACCGGCTGGTCAGGGTGACGCCGCGCTGTGTCGTCCGGCGCGTTGCAGCGCTGGTCAATCGAGGCCGGTAG
- a CDS encoding acyl-CoA thioesterase: protein MPTIADTHIVNRERVQPTHANNYNSAHGGIVMKWMDEIGAMSAMRAARESCVTAQMSRVDFERPIPIGDTALIESYAYATGRTSVRVRIEVAREDPHTGETEETTSAYATFVAVDDGTPTPVPELTAESEACKRLRETALAEEPQR, encoded by the coding sequence ATGCCGACCATCGCCGATACGCACATCGTCAACCGTGAGCGCGTCCAGCCGACCCACGCTAACAACTACAACAGTGCCCACGGGGGCATCGTGATGAAGTGGATGGACGAAATCGGGGCGATGTCGGCCATGCGGGCCGCCAGAGAGTCCTGCGTGACCGCGCAGATGTCTCGCGTCGACTTCGAGCGCCCGATACCCATCGGTGACACCGCACTCATCGAGTCATACGCCTACGCGACGGGCCGAACCAGCGTCCGGGTTCGCATCGAAGTCGCCCGCGAGGACCCCCACACGGGCGAAACGGAGGAGACGACGAGCGCCTACGCCACCTTCGTCGCCGTCGACGACGGCACGCCCACGCCTGTGCCCGAACTGACGGCCGAAAGCGAGGCATGCAAGCGACTACGGGAAACGGCGCTCGCAGAAGAACCGCAGCGGTAG
- a CDS encoding NAD+ synthase — protein sequence MATADSVVRANDPMDLTFSEAELDAHRDHITSFIEDQVDAAGVDTVVLGLSGGIDSTLVSHLAVEALGRDAVHGLVMPSEVNRADNMSDAERVANDLLGIEYDVIEINPLVDAFLDAYPDAEGDQLAVGNLRVRCRAVLNYLVGNHEQALVLGTGNRSEALVGYYTKYGDGAVDCHPIAALYKQQVRQLAKHVGVPDDLAEKTASAEMWAGQTDADEMGMDYDTLDSILALHIDGGVPAAATADRLGVPLDVVETVREMYESSAHKRAMPPGADPLY from the coding sequence ATGGCAACAGCGGACTCCGTCGTACGGGCCAACGACCCGATGGACCTGACGTTCTCCGAGGCTGAACTGGACGCCCACCGCGACCATATCACGTCGTTCATCGAGGACCAGGTCGACGCTGCCGGTGTCGACACCGTGGTGCTGGGGCTCTCTGGCGGCATCGACAGCACACTCGTCTCACACCTGGCTGTCGAGGCGCTTGGCCGCGACGCTGTCCACGGCCTCGTGATGCCCAGCGAGGTCAACCGCGCGGACAACATGAGTGACGCCGAGCGCGTGGCCAACGACCTGCTCGGCATCGAGTACGACGTTATCGAAATCAACCCGCTGGTCGACGCATTCCTCGACGCCTATCCCGACGCCGAGGGCGACCAGCTCGCCGTCGGCAATCTCCGGGTTCGCTGTCGGGCGGTGCTGAACTATCTCGTCGGTAACCACGAGCAGGCGCTGGTCCTAGGCACCGGGAACCGGAGCGAAGCACTGGTCGGCTACTACACGAAGTACGGCGACGGCGCGGTCGACTGCCATCCCATCGCGGCGCTGTACAAACAGCAGGTCCGACAGCTGGCGAAACACGTCGGGGTCCCGGACGACCTCGCCGAAAAGACCGCCAGCGCCGAGATGTGGGCCGGCCAGACCGACGCCGACGAGATGGGGATGGACTACGACACGCTCGACTCTATCCTCGCTCTGCATATCGACGGCGGTGTCCCGGCGGCTGCGACAGCCGACCGGCTCGGTGTCCCGCTCGATGTCGTCGAGACTGTCCGCGAGATGTACGAATCGAGCGCCCACAAGCGGGCGATGCCGCCGGGTGCGGACCCGCTGTACTGA
- a CDS encoding enoyl-CoA hydratase/isomerase family protein — translation MVQTTSGDGIRTLTLDRPDQRNALTSTALRDLETAVESATEPVLYLHGAGEAFCAGADLDEVKALDSESAEAFAALGQRVARTLESYDGAVVAGIDGAARGGGVELALACDIRVATPGATFAETGVKLGLFGAWGGTARLPDIVGTGDALDIALSGRTLDAETALQMGLVSRVTAEPRAVAEEIAAVDADALRVLKARMRDDADRETQERREQQAFADLSAKAE, via the coding sequence ATGGTACAGACCACGAGCGGCGATGGTATCCGGACCCTGACGCTCGACCGGCCCGACCAGCGCAACGCGCTCACCAGCACGGCGCTACGTGACCTCGAAACAGCAGTCGAGTCAGCGACCGAGCCAGTGCTGTATCTCCACGGCGCTGGCGAGGCGTTCTGCGCCGGCGCGGACCTCGACGAGGTCAAGGCCCTCGATTCGGAGAGCGCCGAGGCGTTCGCGGCGCTGGGTCAGCGGGTCGCTCGGACGCTCGAATCCTACGACGGGGCCGTCGTCGCCGGTATCGACGGCGCGGCGCGGGGCGGCGGCGTCGAACTGGCGCTGGCCTGCGATATCCGGGTGGCGACGCCCGGCGCGACCTTCGCGGAAACGGGGGTCAAACTCGGCCTGTTCGGGGCCTGGGGCGGGACAGCGCGGCTCCCCGACATCGTCGGGACCGGCGACGCGCTCGACATCGCGCTCTCTGGCCGAACGCTTGACGCCGAGACGGCGCTGCAGATGGGGCTGGTCTCACGGGTGACTGCGGAGCCTCGGGCTGTCGCTGAAGAGATAGCAGCCGTCGACGCGGACGCGCTTCGAGTGCTGAAAGCACGGATGCGAGACGATGCAGACAGGGAAACACAGGAGCGCCGCGAACAGCAGGCCTTCGCCGACCTCAGCGCGAAGGCGGAGTAG
- a CDS encoding non-canonical purine NTP pyrophosphatase, which translates to MLNFVTTNPGKVREATEYLDDEVEQFDFDYPEVQADDLKTVAAEGARAAYRAADGPVIVDDAGLFIDAFDGFPGPYSSYVEDTVGVERVWRMTEPEDDRGAAFKTVIAYCDGEGFEATPDPGGIDREDRRGQDLAADDRGAATTDEQVHDGSAGRSSETVPVKLFEGRVNGEIVAPRGEGGFGFDPIFEHDGTTFAEMSTEQKNAISHRGRALSKFAEWYGER; encoded by the coding sequence ATGCTCAATTTTGTCACGACCAACCCCGGGAAGGTCCGGGAGGCGACCGAGTATCTCGACGACGAGGTCGAACAGTTCGACTTCGATTACCCGGAAGTCCAGGCAGACGACCTGAAAACGGTCGCGGCCGAGGGGGCGCGGGCGGCCTACCGAGCGGCTGACGGACCGGTCATCGTCGACGACGCAGGACTGTTCATCGACGCCTTCGACGGGTTCCCCGGGCCGTACTCCTCCTACGTCGAGGACACCGTCGGCGTAGAGCGCGTCTGGCGCATGACCGAGCCGGAGGACGACCGCGGCGCGGCGTTCAAGACGGTCATCGCCTACTGCGACGGCGAAGGGTTCGAGGCGACGCCTGATCCGGGCGGGATCGACCGCGAGGACCGGCGCGGACAGGACCTAGCGGCCGACGACCGCGGCGCGGCGACGACGGACGAACAGGTCCATGACGGGAGCGCGGGGAGGAGCAGCGAGACAGTCCCGGTAAAGCTGTTCGAGGGGCGCGTGAACGGTGAAATCGTCGCGCCGCGCGGCGAGGGCGGGTTCGGCTTCGACCCGATCTTCGAGCACGACGGAACGACGTTCGCGGAGATGAGCACCGAGCAGAAGAACGCGATCTCCCACCGCGGGCGGGCGTTGTCGAAGTTCGCGGAGTGGTACGGTGAGCGGTAG
- a CDS encoding DUF7114 family protein, producing the protein MEEVAAVRRAALAAVDDVEPDRLHERIAARLDDASLAPGVLALVSAGATSDPPVDLADGVADRAAGVQLIYEGLSLTRQLAHDDPWVNGDRDAADLDILIADILVSRGFYLLARTEAADAAVSVVRSFGHDQTVRQTTNDDSLDAALETDILELAVVAGVTAAGIRPTPTLREYATELAVDGLPSNAKLLGEEVADALRARAGAEQPSGDGTEAAADH; encoded by the coding sequence ATGGAGGAAGTGGCGGCAGTTCGCCGAGCGGCGTTGGCGGCAGTCGACGATGTCGAGCCTGACCGGCTTCACGAGCGGATCGCCGCTCGCCTGGACGACGCGTCGCTTGCGCCCGGCGTCCTGGCGCTCGTCAGCGCGGGCGCAACCAGCGACCCACCGGTCGACCTGGCCGACGGCGTCGCCGACCGAGCCGCCGGCGTTCAACTCATCTACGAGGGACTTTCGCTCACTCGCCAACTGGCCCACGACGACCCTTGGGTCAACGGCGACCGCGACGCGGCCGACCTGGATATCCTCATCGCGGACATCCTCGTCTCGCGTGGCTTCTACCTGCTCGCCAGGACCGAGGCCGCCGACGCCGCCGTCTCCGTCGTCCGTTCGTTCGGCCACGACCAGACAGTCCGTCAGACGACCAACGACGACAGTCTCGACGCCGCGCTCGAAACTGACATTCTGGAACTCGCCGTGGTCGCCGGCGTCACCGCCGCCGGCATCCGACCCACACCGACGCTCCGCGAGTACGCGACTGAACTGGCCGTCGACGGCCTCCCGTCGAACGCCAAATTGCTCGGTGAGGAGGTTGCCGACGCGCTCCGGGCCCGCGCGGGGGCCGAACAGCCATCCGGCGACGGGACCGAGGCCGCCGCCGACCACTGA
- a CDS encoding 30S ribosomal protein S27ae, with the protein MPHNEYYSDDGELDRETCPRCGDTVLAEHEDRQHCGKCGYTEWK; encoded by the coding sequence ATGCCACACAACGAGTACTACAGCGACGACGGCGAACTCGACCGCGAGACCTGTCCCCGGTGCGGTGACACCGTCCTCGCCGAGCACGAGGACCGCCAGCACTGCGGCAAGTGCGGCTACACCGAGTGGAAGTAA
- a CDS encoding 30S ribosomal protein S24e produces the protein MDIDIIEEDENPMLHRTDVRFEVVHDEATPSRLSVRDSLAATLNKDAEEVVIHKLDTKFGMRKTVGYAKVYDNPEYARDVEQDHMLERNKIVADGEEEAEEA, from the coding sequence ATGGATATCGACATCATCGAAGAAGACGAGAATCCCATGTTGCACCGCACGGACGTCCGGTTCGAGGTCGTCCACGACGAAGCCACCCCCTCCCGTCTCTCTGTCCGCGACTCTCTTGCGGCCACGCTGAACAAGGATGCCGAAGAAGTCGTCATCCACAAGCTCGACACCAAGTTCGGCATGCGGAAGACGGTCGGCTACGCGAAGGTCTACGACAACCCCGAGTACGCTCGCGATGTCGAGCAGGACCACATGCTCGAACGCAACAAGATCGTCGCCGACGGCGAAGAGGAAGCGGAGGAAGCATAG